A genomic stretch from Deltaproteobacteria bacterium HGW-Deltaproteobacteria-2 includes:
- a CDS encoding HPr family phosphocarrier protein, with translation MTEIRTLKLKNKLGMHARAAANFVKVAQQFNAGIYIEHNGQIADGRSILDILTLACPHGGMLTIKAEGADASKAIEELEKLVENKFGET, from the coding sequence TTGACAGAAATCAGAACCTTAAAATTGAAAAATAAACTGGGGATGCATGCGCGGGCAGCGGCAAATTTTGTTAAAGTAGCTCAGCAATTTAATGCAGGCATTTATATTGAACACAACGGACAAATTGCTGATGGCAGAAGTATTCTCGATATACTTACTCTTGCTTGTCCCCATGGCGGAATGTTAACAATAAAAGCCGAGGGAGCTGATGCTTCCAAGGCTATAGAGGAATTGGAAAAGCTTGTTGAAAATAAATTTGGAGAAACATAA
- a CDS encoding radical SAM protein, translating into MAKTSFKIGIMSKKVLIINPWIHDFAAYDFWIKPLGLLYLGGLLRQNGHKVHFIDCLDPYHPAMLHGNRKQPKRYSYGDGKFFRQIIPTPGPLKMFDRGFCRYGITPEIFRDELKNHQDTDIVLITSMMTYWYPGVFEAIKIIKEVLPQVPIVLGGKYATLCYDHAVKFSGAGFIIAGAGEKLILQLFHKIFDEKPLFIPDENNLDSHPYPAFDLINKIDQLPLITSRGCPYHCSYCATHIFNDKFRRRDPVKVVEEIEYWQKISGVDNFSFYDDALLVNPEEMIIPLLHELKKRNLSCKFHCPNGLHLREINEELSELLYSSGFKTIRFGFETSDLKRQLQTGGKVKNEELYNAVSHLKKAGYKTDEIGIYLLCGMPGQKAQEVIDSIEFVQECGAKPVLAEYSPIPGTKMWTDAVASSSFDIQGEPLYHNNSLLPCRNDDFNFAVYTELKKKLKMNPETGGLV; encoded by the coding sequence ATGGCGAAAACTTCCTTTAAAATTGGTATAATGAGTAAAAAAGTTCTTATTATAAATCCCTGGATTCACGACTTTGCAGCCTACGATTTCTGGATAAAACCACTTGGTCTTTTATATTTGGGCGGCTTATTGCGCCAAAACGGCCATAAAGTTCATTTTATTGATTGTCTTGACCCATATCATCCGGCCATGCTCCACGGAAATCGCAAACAGCCAAAGCGTTATTCCTATGGCGACGGCAAATTCTTCCGGCAGATTATTCCAACTCCTGGACCGCTGAAGATGTTTGACCGAGGTTTCTGCCGCTATGGCATTACACCGGAAATATTCCGCGATGAATTGAAAAACCATCAGGATACGGATATCGTTTTGATCACTTCGATGATGACTTACTGGTATCCCGGAGTTTTCGAAGCAATTAAGATAATCAAAGAAGTATTGCCTCAAGTTCCCATAGTGCTGGGCGGCAAATATGCTACCCTTTGTTATGATCACGCCGTAAAATTTTCAGGAGCGGGTTTTATTATTGCCGGCGCCGGCGAAAAACTGATTCTTCAGTTGTTTCATAAAATATTTGACGAAAAACCTTTATTTATACCGGATGAAAACAATCTTGATTCGCACCCCTACCCTGCTTTCGACTTGATAAATAAAATAGACCAATTACCTTTAATCACTTCCCGGGGTTGTCCTTACCACTGCAGTTACTGCGCTACGCATATTTTTAATGATAAATTCAGACGACGTGATCCTGTAAAAGTTGTCGAAGAAATTGAATACTGGCAGAAAATATCCGGTGTGGATAATTTTAGTTTTTACGACGACGCTTTACTTGTTAATCCTGAAGAAATGATTATACCTCTATTGCACGAGCTAAAAAAAAGAAATTTGTCCTGTAAGTTTCATTGCCCCAACGGACTGCATTTGAGAGAAATCAATGAAGAATTAAGTGAGTTGCTCTACAGTTCAGGATTTAAAACGATTCGCTTTGGCTTTGAGACATCAGATTTAAAAAGGCAGTTGCAAACCGGCGGTAAAGTTAAAAACGAAGAGCTATACAATGCTGTGAGTCATTTAAAAAAAGCCGGTTATAAAACCGATGAGATAGGCATATATTTGCTTTGCGGTATGCCCGGTCAAAAAGCCCAAGAAGTCATAGACAGTATTGAATTTGTGCAGGAATGCGGTGCCAAACCGGTTCTGGCCGAATATTCGCCCATTCCCGGAACAAAAATGTGGACAGACGCAGTGGCATCTTCTTCTTTTGACATTCAAGGAGAACCATTATATCATAATAATTCGTTGCTTCCCTGCCGTAATGATGATTTCAATTTTGCCGTTTATACGGAATTGAAAAAGAAGCTTAAAATGAATCCAGAAACAGGCGGTTTGGTATGA
- a CDS encoding insulinase family protein, producing MESIMTKRNNILGLIFILAAVLLTAGLSYGLDLEKKVIKTKLKNGLTVLMLERHLSQTVSLYIRHRIGAIDEQNGQSGAAHLLEHMMFKGTTTIGAKKYSAEKIILDEIEKTGNLLDMEKRKAPKSDQKVIEKLSRRLKILQDEHKKYFTPNEIDRLYTENGGLDMNASTGQDVTTYHVSLPANKIELWARIESDRLLNPVFREFYTERDVVMEERRQRVESDPDGKLYEQFMSTAYKIHPYGRPIIGWEKDLMNLSPDSVREIFSKYKNPESIVIAVVGDIKPQETLKLIEKYFGRIPAAKENKYLIPEEPQQTEERKVKVKFDANPMMIIGFHKPNAPAREDYVFDVLDTILTSGRTSRLFKKMVTDRQIAKSVTSINGIPATRYPNLFTIFSQPRHPHTNLELEEMILQEIENIKTSPVTSEELTKAKNIIKTEYIKDLDSNSEIASMLTYYEVLLGDYRYISEYPQNIDQVTAEDIMKVAEVYLTKTNRTISVLEKKKD from the coding sequence ATGGAATCAATAATGACGAAACGCAATAATATTCTCGGATTAATTTTCATATTAGCAGCAGTTTTATTAACCGCTGGTCTTTCCTACGGCCTCGATCTGGAAAAGAAGGTCATTAAAACAAAACTGAAAAATGGTTTGACCGTACTCATGCTGGAGCGTCATTTAAGCCAGACTGTTTCCCTCTACATACGGCATCGTATTGGCGCCATCGATGAACAAAACGGACAAAGCGGCGCCGCCCATCTTTTGGAACATATGATGTTTAAGGGAACGACAACGATCGGTGCAAAAAAATACAGCGCTGAAAAAATAATATTGGACGAAATTGAAAAAACCGGCAATCTTCTGGACATGGAAAAAAGAAAAGCCCCAAAATCTGATCAAAAAGTAATTGAAAAACTTTCCCGTCGCTTGAAAATATTACAGGATGAGCACAAGAAATATTTCACACCTAATGAAATTGACCGGTTGTATACCGAAAATGGCGGCCTGGATATGAATGCATCCACCGGTCAGGATGTGACTACCTATCATGTCAGTCTTCCCGCCAATAAAATTGAACTATGGGCGAGAATTGAGTCGGACCGCCTGCTCAACCCTGTTTTCCGCGAATTTTACACGGAACGCGATGTTGTCATGGAAGAGAGGAGACAACGAGTTGAATCCGATCCTGACGGTAAACTTTATGAACAATTCATGAGCACCGCTTATAAGATCCATCCCTACGGCAGACCGATTATAGGATGGGAAAAAGATTTAATGAATCTGAGCCCTGACTCAGTGAGGGAAATATTCTCCAAATATAAGAACCCGGAAAGTATTGTAATCGCGGTTGTCGGAGACATTAAGCCGCAAGAGACACTAAAATTAATCGAAAAATATTTTGGACGCATTCCTGCTGCTAAGGAAAATAAATACTTGATTCCAGAGGAGCCGCAACAAACAGAAGAACGAAAAGTAAAGGTTAAATTCGATGCCAACCCGATGATGATTATCGGGTTTCACAAACCAAATGCCCCGGCCCGTGAAGATTACGTGTTTGATGTGCTGGACACAATTTTGACCAGCGGCAGGACCAGCCGTCTATTCAAAAAAATGGTTACTGACAGGCAAATAGCAAAAAGTGTGACGTCCATCAACGGCATTCCTGCGACAAGATATCCAAATCTTTTTACGATATTTTCCCAACCCCGTCATCCTCACACTAATTTGGAATTGGAAGAAATGATTCTTCAGGAAATAGAAAATATAAAAACCAGTCCGGTTACAAGTGAAGAATTAACTAAAGCCAAAAATATTATAAAAACGGAGTACATTAAAGATCTGGATTCTAATTCCGAAATTGCATCTATGTTAACTTATTATGAAGTTCTATTGGGTGATTACAGATATATCTCTGAATATCCCCAAAATATTGATCAGGTTACGGCTGAAGACATAATGAAAGTCGCCGAAGTTTACCTTACCAAAACCAACCGCACAATTTCTGTCCTTGAAAAAAAGAAGGATTAA
- a CDS encoding diaminopimelate aminotransferase (catalyzes the transamination of diaminopimelate with 2-oxoglutarate to produce tetrahydrodipicolinate and glutamate) translates to MIDPEIFRRITKRIDSYREAMIELQSALCAISAVGPENGGDGELLKANFLKNRLLQMGFKNFRHYDAKDQRVSSGIRPNFTTTIEGKNKNKFIWIITHMDIVPPGELRLWSHDPYNAYVKNGHIFGRGVEDNQQDMVASIFAAKAMIEEGLIPDNSINLAFVSDEETSSNMGLYYMIDSANPLFNDDDLIVVPDSGNPEGSLIEVAEKSMLWLCFKTIGKQCHGSNPQLGNNAFVAASHLVTKLVKLKKLFPKSDPLFDPPQSTFEPTKKEANVGNINTIPGEDIFCMDCRVLPEYDLQDVMKAIQIIVQGIEKKFKVRIEISIAQHVQSAEPTSPNAPIVQMLTKAIQEVYNVKAYAGGVGAGTVASYIRKKNYPVAVWSKTNQTAHQPDENCPIDNILGNAKVFAHLFLQK, encoded by the coding sequence ATGATTGACCCGGAAATATTCAGAAGAATAACTAAGCGAATCGATTCCTACCGTGAAGCGATGATTGAATTGCAAAGCGCTCTTTGTGCAATTTCCGCCGTAGGTCCGGAAAACGGTGGAGACGGAGAACTGTTGAAGGCCAATTTTCTAAAAAATCGTCTTTTGCAAATGGGATTTAAAAACTTCCGGCATTATGACGCTAAGGACCAGCGAGTTTCTTCCGGCATCCGCCCTAATTTCACTACAACAATAGAAGGTAAAAATAAAAACAAATTTATCTGGATTATTACTCACATGGATATAGTACCGCCCGGCGAACTGCGTCTCTGGAGTCACGATCCCTACAACGCTTATGTCAAAAACGGGCATATTTTCGGTCGTGGCGTTGAAGACAATCAGCAGGATATGGTTGCTTCCATCTTTGCCGCTAAAGCTATGATTGAAGAGGGCCTGATACCGGATAATTCAATCAACCTCGCTTTTGTTTCCGATGAAGAAACATCAAGTAATATGGGTCTGTACTACATGATAGATTCCGCCAATCCGCTTTTTAATGATGACGATTTGATAGTTGTTCCCGATTCCGGGAATCCTGAAGGATCATTAATCGAGGTCGCTGAAAAAAGCATGCTTTGGCTGTGTTTTAAAACAATAGGTAAACAATGCCACGGATCGAATCCGCAATTGGGTAATAATGCTTTTGTCGCGGCATCGCATCTGGTAACAAAATTGGTCAAGCTGAAAAAACTGTTTCCCAAGTCCGATCCACTTTTTGATCCTCCTCAAAGCACGTTTGAACCAACAAAAAAAGAGGCGAATGTGGGTAACATCAACACCATACCCGGCGAAGATATTTTCTGTATGGACTGCCGCGTCCTGCCGGAATATGATTTACAGGATGTCATGAAGGCGATACAAATAATTGTTCAGGGAATTGAAAAAAAATTCAAGGTCCGGATAGAAATATCCATTGCGCAACATGTGCAATCGGCAGAACCGACTTCTCCCAATGCTCCGATCGTTCAAATGTTGACAAAAGCCATTCAGGAAGTCTACAACGTAAAAGCATATGCCGGGGGTGTCGGCGCCGGAACAGTTGCCTCCTATATTCGCAAAAAAAATTACCCCGTCGCTGTTTGGTCTAAAACCAACCAGACAGCTCATCAGCCGGACGAAAACTGCCCCATTGACAACATTCTGGGCAACGCCAAGGTATTCGCTCACTTATTTCTGCAAAAATAA
- a CDS encoding phosphate starvation-inducible protein PhoH yields the protein MVVEKISFADHNLLKNLCGEHDKHLKLIENMEPVKLKAWGNNITVSGNNENVSKIISMLKQLYSIMEKGWHIQSADIDYAHRILSEDVAFKLERIFLDTVFISSKKRVITPKSIAQRLYIEDMRNFDMIFAIGPAGTGKTYLAMAMAVSCLMERKIQRIILARPAVEAGERLGFLPGDLAEKVNPYLRPLYDALYDMIDMERATALINKGFIEVAPLAFMRGRTLNDSFVILDEAQNTTSEQMKMFLTRLGFGSKAVITGDITQIDLPSGKVSGLIEAEHILKRIDRIRFVHFSEIDVVRHPLVQDVIKAYKRSDKEKTTDSNK from the coding sequence ATGGTCGTAGAGAAAATTTCTTTTGCCGACCATAACCTGCTGAAAAATCTCTGCGGCGAACATGATAAGCATCTAAAGCTTATCGAAAATATGGAGCCTGTCAAATTAAAAGCCTGGGGGAATAATATTACTGTCTCCGGCAATAATGAAAATGTCAGTAAAATCATCTCTATGCTGAAACAGCTTTATTCTATAATGGAAAAAGGCTGGCATATTCAATCTGCCGATATTGATTACGCTCACCGCATTCTTTCCGAAGATGTAGCTTTTAAGTTGGAGCGTATTTTTCTTGATACGGTTTTTATTTCCTCCAAGAAACGTGTAATTACACCCAAAAGCATAGCCCAGAGACTTTATATTGAAGACATGAGAAATTTTGACATGATTTTCGCCATAGGTCCTGCCGGAACAGGGAAAACATATCTGGCCATGGCGATGGCGGTATCCTGTTTGATGGAGCGGAAGATTCAAAGGATTATATTGGCTCGCCCCGCCGTAGAAGCAGGCGAACGACTGGGATTTTTACCGGGAGACCTGGCGGAAAAAGTAAATCCGTATCTGCGTCCTCTGTATGACGCGCTCTATGATATGATAGATATGGAAAGAGCAACAGCTCTCATCAATAAGGGCTTTATTGAGGTCGCACCACTTGCATTTATGCGGGGCCGCACGCTTAATGATTCCTTTGTTATTCTGGATGAAGCTCAGAATACGACTTCCGAACAAATGAAAATGTTTCTGACGAGGCTTGGATTTGGCTCCAAAGCGGTAATTACCGGAGATATCACTCAGATTGATCTGCCTTCGGGAAAAGTTTCCGGTTTGATTGAAGCGGAACATATTTTGAAAAGAATCGACCGTATCCGCTTTGTTCACTTTTCGGAAATTGACGTTGTCCGACATCCGTTAGTTCAGGATGTCATCAAAGCTTATAAACGATCCGATAAAGAAAAAACTACAGATTCCAATAAATGA
- the ybeY gene encoding rRNA maturation RNase YbeY has protein sequence MKLQIENNQNKIKIDKRRIRSTVLRILRILNCADKEISLSFVDDEKIKKLNKQYLGKSKPTNIISFPLQEGEYSNINPDIMGDIVISTETAQRDALRGNLTLPQEIDFLIIHGILHLLGYNHENTTRKEINKMRQKENDLFKALYGTDACLI, from the coding sequence ATGAAATTACAGATCGAAAACAATCAAAATAAAATTAAAATTGATAAACGCAGAATTCGCAGCACGGTTCTGAGAATTCTGAGGATTCTTAATTGTGCGGATAAAGAAATCAGTTTATCGTTTGTTGATGATGAGAAGATAAAAAAGTTAAACAAACAATATCTTGGTAAAAGTAAGCCGACTAATATTATTTCTTTTCCTCTTCAGGAAGGCGAATACAGTAATATAAATCCTGATATCATGGGTGATATTGTCATTTCGACCGAAACAGCTCAAAGAGATGCCCTTCGCGGAAATTTAACCTTGCCTCAGGAAATCGATTTTTTAATCATTCATGGAATTTTGCACTTGCTCGGTTATAATCATGAAAACACGACCAGAAAAGAAATAAATAAAATGCGTCAAAAAGAAAATGATTTATTCAAAGCTCTTTACGGCACTGATGCCTGTTTAATTTAA
- a CDS encoding short-chain dehydrogenase: protein MDLSLKNKVVLITGGSRGIGRAIALRMAQAGADVAIASRKISDLEKVAVEITKTGRKCLPFAAHIGRMDEINNLVQNVVKEFGKIDILINNAGTSPTMAPAIEIDERAWDSVVNLNLKGLFFLSQAVARIMKEKGGGKIINVSSTAGLTPDILPVYSISKAAVNMATKVMAKEWAIYNIRVNAIAPGITKTRFSEAIVNNQDILNIAMSRTPLGRPAEPEEMVGAVIYLASDESSYVTGQVLVIDGGMTI from the coding sequence ATGGATTTATCTTTAAAGAATAAAGTTGTTTTGATTACCGGAGGCAGTCGTGGAATAGGCCGGGCAATCGCGTTGAGAATGGCTCAGGCCGGCGCCGATGTTGCAATTGCCAGTCGTAAAATTTCCGATTTGGAAAAGGTAGCAGTGGAAATAACTAAAACGGGGAGAAAGTGTCTGCCTTTTGCAGCTCATATCGGCAGAATGGATGAAATAAACAACCTTGTTCAGAATGTTGTTAAGGAGTTCGGGAAAATTGATATTCTCATAAACAATGCCGGAACAAGTCCCACGATGGCACCGGCTATTGAAATAGATGAGCGTGCCTGGGATTCCGTTGTAAATCTGAATTTAAAAGGGCTTTTTTTTCTGAGTCAGGCTGTGGCGCGTATAATGAAAGAAAAAGGCGGAGGGAAAATTATCAATGTCTCATCAACAGCAGGATTAACTCCCGACATACTTCCTGTTTATTCTATAAGCAAAGCCGCCGTGAACATGGCTACGAAAGTCATGGCTAAAGAATGGGCCATATACAATATTCGCGTTAACGCTATCGCCCCGGGAATTACCAAGACCCGCTTCAGTGAGGCTATTGTGAATAATCAGGATATCCTTAATATAGCAATGAGTAGAACTCCATTGGGACGTCCAGCCGAACCGGAAGAAATGGTTGGAGCTGTTATTTATCTGGCTTCGGATGAGTCAAGCTATGTCACAGGACAGGTACTTGTTATAGACGGTGGGATGACTATCTAG
- a CDS encoding lytic transglycosylase, with the protein MKALYNKYLINFSTGLFLQVVTTVLTVFIITTANVAHADIYKYVDNEGVLHLTNVPTDHNVKYVMIMREKRILFQANLDVSKYDELINKAANKFKLDSALIKAIIKAESNFNHRAVSRVGAQGLMQLMPKTASSMNVEDSFHPEKNIEGGARYLRYLLNTYKGNLDLALAAYNAGEKAVAKYNYNIPPYRETQNYVKRVYSFYKSYNGE; encoded by the coding sequence ATGAAAGCATTATATAATAAATACTTAATTAATTTCAGTACAGGCTTATTCCTGCAAGTGGTTACAACAGTTTTAACTGTTTTTATAATTACCACAGCAAATGTTGCTCATGCCGATATCTACAAGTATGTGGATAATGAAGGCGTTCTGCATTTAACCAACGTGCCTACAGACCATAACGTCAAATATGTAATGATCATGAGAGAGAAACGAATTCTTTTCCAGGCCAATCTTGACGTAAGCAAATACGATGAACTTATTAACAAAGCCGCCAACAAATTTAAACTTGATTCTGCATTAATCAAAGCGATTATTAAAGCGGAATCCAATTTTAATCATCGAGCTGTTTCAAGGGTAGGAGCGCAAGGGTTAATGCAATTAATGCCGAAAACGGCATCTTCAATGAATGTCGAAGACAGTTTTCATCCTGAAAAAAACATTGAAGGTGGAGCACGTTATTTGCGTTATCTTCTCAATACCTACAAAGGAAATCTGGATCTGGCCCTTGCAGCTTATAATGCCGGAGAAAAAGCGGTCGCCAAATATAATTATAACATTCCTCCCTATCGGGAAACTCAAAATTATGTAAAGCGTGTTTATAGTTTTTATAAGTCATACAACGGCGAATAA
- a CDS encoding aspartate kinase (catalyzes the formation of 4-phospho-L-aspartate from L-aspartate and ATP, in Bacillus, lysine sensitive; regulated by response to starvation.) → MALIVQKFGGTSVADIEKIKNVAAKAIREKNAGNEVVVVLSAMAGETDRLIALAHKAAESPDEREYDSLISTGEHVTITLLSIVLNSMGHRARSFLGFQVKILTDTAHKKARIALIDTKEVKKELKKGTIVVVAGFQGVDKDNNITTLGRGGSDTSAVALAAALKADQCDIFTDVDGVYTTDPNVCSKARRLNKISYDEMLEMAMTGAKVLQPRSVEMAKKYNVPVYVKSTFSDEGGTLVTKEDKEMEKEVLSGITYDKDQAKITVVHVPDKPGVAASLFTPLSEHNISVDMIIQNVSAEGFTDLTFTVSKKEMKEAQKIVNATAKAIGAKKVEVDDDVAKVSIIGVGMVSHSGVAAKMFKTLSNESINIMMISTSEIKISCIIKRKYTELAVTALHDAFGLEKKK, encoded by the coding sequence ATGGCTTTAATTGTTCAGAAATTCGGGGGAACATCGGTCGCGGATATTGAAAAAATAAAAAATGTGGCCGCGAAAGCAATTCGTGAAAAAAATGCGGGCAATGAAGTCGTAGTAGTTTTGTCAGCGATGGCCGGAGAAACTGATAGGCTCATCGCCCTTGCGCATAAAGCTGCCGAATCTCCTGACGAAAGAGAATATGATTCTTTAATTTCAACAGGCGAGCATGTTACGATAACTCTGTTATCAATAGTTTTGAATTCCATGGGGCATCGGGCAAGATCATTTTTAGGGTTTCAGGTTAAAATTCTGACGGATACAGCCCATAAGAAGGCTAGAATCGCTCTTATTGACACTAAAGAAGTTAAAAAAGAACTGAAGAAGGGAACGATTGTAGTTGTTGCCGGTTTTCAAGGTGTTGATAAAGATAATAACATTACTACACTAGGGCGTGGCGGTTCCGATACGAGCGCGGTAGCACTCGCGGCAGCTCTGAAAGCTGATCAGTGTGATATCTTTACAGACGTTGATGGAGTTTATACTACTGATCCTAATGTTTGCAGTAAAGCCCGAAGATTGAATAAAATATCTTATGATGAAATGCTGGAAATGGCTATGACGGGCGCAAAGGTTTTACAGCCTCGTTCTGTGGAGATGGCAAAAAAATATAATGTTCCTGTTTACGTGAAATCAACTTTTTCCGATGAAGGAGGAACGCTTGTGACTAAGGAGGATAAAGAAATGGAAAAAGAAGTTCTTTCGGGTATTACTTATGATAAAGATCAAGCCAAAATCACTGTAGTGCATGTTCCGGATAAACCGGGTGTTGCAGCCAGTTTATTTACGCCTTTGTCGGAGCACAATATCAGTGTAGATATGATAATTCAAAATGTAAGCGCGGAAGGTTTTACCGATCTTACTTTTACTGTATCTAAAAAAGAGATGAAAGAAGCTCAGAAGATAGTCAATGCTACAGCTAAGGCAATTGGAGCGAAAAAAGTTGAAGTTGACGATGATGTAGCTAAAGTATCTATAATTGGCGTAGGAATGGTAAGTCATTCCGGTGTTGCGGCTAAAATGTTCAAAACTTTGTCCAACGAAAGTATCAATATCATGATGATCAGCACATCGGAAATTAAAATATCCTGTATTATTAAACGAAAATATACAGAGCTTGCTGTTACTGCTCTGCATGATGCTTTCGGGTTGGAAAAGAAAAAATAG
- a CDS encoding tRNA (adenosine(37)-N6)-threonylcarbamoyltransferase complex ATPase subunit type 1 TsaE, with protein MSQKNTKIEIISASAQETWEIAQVIGAKLREGDVLALSGELGSGKTCFTGGLARGLGVSDKYQITSPTFTLINEYPARCKLYHFDVYRLNSYSEFEDLGYEEYFCGKGIVVIEWAEKINQILPADSFFISFEYIDENTRKIVIKGLKDRLKEWVRYKSGG; from the coding sequence ATGAGTCAGAAAAATACAAAGATTGAAATAATATCAGCAAGTGCTCAGGAGACGTGGGAAATAGCGCAAGTCATTGGCGCAAAGTTAAGGGAAGGTGATGTTTTAGCGTTATCGGGCGAACTTGGGTCAGGCAAAACCTGTTTTACCGGTGGTTTAGCCCGAGGCTTAGGAGTAAGCGATAAATATCAGATTACGTCTCCGACTTTTACCTTGATTAATGAATATCCGGCCCGCTGTAAACTTTATCACTTTGATGTGTATCGGCTGAATAGTTACTCTGAATTCGAAGATTTAGGTTACGAAGAATATTTTTGCGGGAAGGGCATTGTTGTAATAGAGTGGGCGGAGAAAATAAATCAAATTCTTCCAGCCGATTCTTTTTTTATAAGTTTCGAATATATTGATGAAAACACGCGCAAAATTGTTATAAAAGGATTAAAAGACAGACTGAAGGAATGGGTAAGATATAAAAGTGGAGGTTAA
- the acpS gene encoding holo-[acyl-carrier-protein] synthase: MICGIGIDLVENGRLEKIIEKWGVKFLKRVFSAGEILYCGKHVQSSIHYGARFAAKESFLKALGIGLGGGVKLSDIEVVNDKSGKPALKLYRTAKTQIEKRKITNIHLSLTHTKKYATAVVVLEKE, encoded by the coding sequence ATGATTTGTGGTATTGGAATAGACTTGGTCGAAAATGGCCGCTTAGAAAAGATAATTGAAAAATGGGGTGTTAAATTTTTGAAGAGAGTCTTTTCTGCGGGAGAGATACTCTACTGTGGAAAACATGTCCAATCATCAATACATTACGGTGCCCGCTTTGCAGCCAAAGAATCTTTTTTAAAGGCGTTGGGCATTGGTTTGGGCGGAGGAGTTAAGTTGAGCGATATTGAAGTTGTGAACGATAAAAGCGGAAAGCCGGCGCTCAAACTCTACAGAACAGCCAAAACTCAAATTGAAAAAAGAAAAATTACGAATATTCATTTGAGTTTGACGCATACGAAAAAATACGCTACTGCTGTTGTCGTATTGGAGAAAGAATAA